In Schistocerca americana isolate TAMUIC-IGC-003095 chromosome 7, iqSchAmer2.1, whole genome shotgun sequence, a single genomic region encodes these proteins:
- the LOC124623047 gene encoding glycine-rich cell wall structural protein 1.8-like, whose amino-acid sequence MADMRCLRYLLPTLLLSYVICSQQSSAEIAAEDADTALELIDLDQKMAAAFGGFFSENYGHGGGGGGHGGGGHGGGGGGHGGHGGYGGGGHGGYGGGGHGGGGGGHGGGGGGHGGHGGYGGGGHGGYGGGGHGGGGGGHGGGGGGHGGHGGYGGGGHGGYGGGGHGGGGGGHGGGGGGHGGHGGYGGGGHGGYGGGGHGGGGGGHGGYGGGGHGGGGGGHGGYGGGGHGGGGGGHGGGGGGHGGHGGYGGGGHGGYGGGGHGGGGGGHGGYGGGGHGGGGGGHGGYGGGGHGGGGGGHGGYGGGGHGGGGGGHGGSGGGGHGGYGHYISYY is encoded by the coding sequence ATGGCAGACATGAGGTGCCTCAGGTACCTCCTGCCAACACTTCTGCTCTCTTACGTCATCTGCTCCCAGCAGAGCTCCGCTGAAATAGCAGCAGAAGATGCTGACACTGCTCTGGAGCTGATCGACTTGGACCAAAAGATGGCGGCCGCTTTTGGAGGATTTTTCAGTGAAAATTATGGGCATGGCGGTGGTGGAGGCGGCCACGGTGGTGGAGGCcatggaggtggtggtggaggcCACGGTGGTCACGGAGGCTACGGAGGTGGTGGACATGGAGGATATGGCGGCGGCGGCcatggaggtggtggtggaggtcatggaggtggtggtggaggcCATGGTGGTCATGGAGGCTACGGAGGTGGTGGTCATGGAGGATATGGCGGCGGCGGCcatggaggtggtggtggaggccatggaggtggtggtggaggcCACGGTGGTCACGGAGGCTACGGAGGTGGTGGACATGGAGGATATGGCGGCGGCGGCcatggaggtggtggtggaggtcatggaggtggtggtggaggcCATGGTGGTCATGGAGGCTACGGAGGTGGTGGTCATGGAGGATATGGCGGCGGCGGTcatggaggtggtggtggaggtCATGGAGGATATGGTGGTGGCGGTCACGGAGGTGGTGGCGGCGGCCATGGCGGGTATGGAGGAGGTGGTcatggaggtggtggtggaggtCATGGAGGTGGTGGTGGCGGCCATGGCGGTCATGGAGGCTATGGAGGTGGTGGTCATGGAGGATATGGCGGTGGCGGCcatggaggtggtggtggaggtCATGGAGGATATGGTGGTGGTGGTCACGGAGGTGGTGGTGGCGGCCATGGTGGATATGGAGGAGGTGGTCAtggaggtgggggtggtggacatgGTGGCTATGGGGGTGGTGGTCATGGGGGTGGCGGTGGAGGTCATGGAGGCAGTGGTGGAGGTGGCCATGGTGGATATGGCCATTACATCTCATATTACTAA